A genome region from Primulina eburnea isolate SZY01 chromosome 9, ASM2296580v1, whole genome shotgun sequence includes the following:
- the LOC140841025 gene encoding uncharacterized protein, with protein MQFFGGSEISPSPPVPTASGNNAHMLYIFNRNGVCLLYREWNRPLKTLSAQQDHKLMFGLLFSLKSLTAKMDPTSAEKGNLGVPQLPGQSCSFHSFRTNTYKLSFMESPSGIKIILVTHPRTSDLREALKYIYNLYVEYVVKNPLYSPGNPIRCELFNTNVDQYVRGLG; from the exons ATGCAATTCTTTGGAGGTTCCGAAATCAGTCCATCTCCTCCGGTACCCACGGCATCTGGGAACAATGCCCACATGCTTTACATATTCAATAGAAATGGAGTCTGCTTGCTTTACAGGGAATGGAATCGACCCCTCAAAACCCTGAGTGCACAGCAAGATCACAAGCTCATGTTTGGTctcctcttctctctcaaatcTTTGACTGCGAAGATGGATCCCACCAG TGCTGAAAAGGGTAATCTTGGGGTGCCGCAGCTGCCTGGGCAAAGTTGTTCATTTCATAGCTTTCGTACGAATACCTATAAATTAAGCTTTATGGAGAGCCCATCTGGAATTAAG ATCATTCTTGTTACCCACCCAAGGACCAGTGATCTGAGAGAAGCTCTGAAGTACATCTATAACTTGTATGTGGAGTATGTTGTCAAGAATCCGCTTTATTCACCAGGGAATCCCATTAG